In Sphingomonas sp. PAMC26645, one DNA window encodes the following:
- a CDS encoding beta-N-acetylglucosaminidase domain-containing protein, which produces MTRQIGKFGLVPSLMVAASLASLAAGSASASPVTMPALFPTPTSIELGSGTIEVGRSVSLIAAPGVDPDTIALVRSILTASGVETITTARRLPSVIDGTYVVLGTAAAPIVRDALSRSRAVADDHAEGYTIASLASATGGVVTLAGHDADGLFHAAQTFRQLARRPTIPAMVIQDHPAMPIRGTIEGFYGAPWSMADRTKHLDFLATVKANTYVYSPKDDPYARDRWREAYPAATLKALGTLATTARRNHVDFVYAVSPGPSVCFSDPADVQALERKFDAMRSIGVGSFYVALDDIEYTKWNCEKDKASFGPSGAEAAGIAQSQLLNAVQANLAAKDPAARALIMVPTEYYDAKETPYKAALRKHLDPRIVVQWTGTDVVPPAISIPDAKAATKAFGRKTLLWDNYPVNDYAQTTGRLLMAPYTRREAGLSGELTGILSNPMNQEAPSRPAVTGVAAFGWNDKAYDAQRTWHFSARELAGGDERATAALLTFFDTQHMAPTFGSQPWQEQAPRLKAALDGVREALAGGDAAARREAIADLTARADEITNAPDIIRSGTIDPGFAAQSRPWLDAMLRWGRALQLTAAGLDAADHGSSAAGRYFADAKRLAAEAAAIQSIPGATRFDGPIKIADGVLDTFVADAPTLIAFDRAGNASPAIER; this is translated from the coding sequence ATGACGCGACAGATTGGCAAGTTCGGCCTCGTGCCCTCGCTGATGGTTGCCGCGAGCCTGGCGAGCCTCGCGGCGGGATCCGCCTCGGCCAGTCCGGTGACGATGCCCGCACTGTTCCCCACGCCGACCTCGATCGAGCTCGGCTCTGGGACGATCGAGGTCGGGCGTTCGGTATCGCTGATCGCAGCGCCGGGCGTCGATCCCGACACGATTGCGCTGGTCCGCAGCATCCTGACGGCATCGGGCGTCGAGACGATCACCACCGCCCGGCGCCTGCCCTCGGTCATCGACGGGACGTATGTCGTGCTCGGGACCGCCGCCGCACCGATCGTCCGCGACGCGCTTAGCCGCAGCCGCGCGGTGGCCGACGACCATGCCGAGGGCTACACGATCGCGAGCCTCGCTTCGGCAACGGGCGGCGTCGTCACGCTGGCGGGTCACGATGCCGACGGCCTGTTCCATGCCGCACAGACGTTTCGCCAGCTTGCAAGGCGGCCGACGATCCCGGCCATGGTGATCCAAGATCATCCGGCGATGCCGATCCGCGGCACGATCGAGGGATTCTACGGCGCGCCGTGGTCGATGGCGGACCGCACCAAACATCTCGACTTCCTCGCCACGGTCAAGGCGAACACCTATGTCTACAGCCCGAAGGACGATCCGTACGCGCGCGATCGCTGGCGGGAAGCGTATCCCGCCGCGACGCTGAAGGCGCTGGGGACGCTCGCGACGACCGCGCGGCGGAACCATGTCGACTTCGTCTACGCGGTCTCGCCGGGGCCGTCGGTATGCTTCTCCGATCCAGCGGACGTGCAGGCGCTGGAGCGCAAGTTCGACGCGATGCGATCGATCGGCGTCGGCAGCTTCTACGTCGCGCTCGACGACATCGAATACACCAAGTGGAATTGCGAGAAGGACAAGGCGTCGTTCGGTCCGTCGGGCGCGGAGGCGGCAGGCATCGCGCAGTCGCAATTGCTGAACGCGGTGCAGGCGAACCTCGCGGCCAAGGACCCGGCGGCGCGTGCGCTGATCATGGTGCCGACCGAATATTACGACGCGAAGGAAACCCCGTACAAGGCGGCGCTGCGCAAGCATCTCGATCCGCGGATCGTCGTGCAGTGGACCGGTACCGACGTCGTGCCGCCGGCGATCTCGATCCCCGATGCCAAGGCAGCGACCAAGGCGTTCGGTCGCAAGACCCTGTTGTGGGACAATTATCCGGTCAACGATTATGCGCAGACCACGGGTCGCCTGCTGATGGCGCCCTATACGCGGCGCGAGGCAGGGCTGTCGGGTGAACTGACCGGTATCCTGTCGAACCCGATGAACCAGGAGGCTCCTAGCCGTCCGGCGGTGACCGGGGTCGCCGCGTTCGGCTGGAACGACAAGGCGTATGATGCGCAACGGACGTGGCATTTCTCCGCGCGGGAACTGGCGGGCGGCGACGAGCGCGCGACCGCGGCGCTACTGACGTTCTTCGATACGCAGCACATGGCACCGACCTTCGGCAGCCAGCCCTGGCAGGAGCAGGCGCCGCGATTGAAGGCGGCGCTGGACGGCGTGCGGGAGGCACTGGCCGGCGGCGATGCGGCGGCGCGGCGTGAAGCTATCGCGGACCTGACCGCGCGTGCCGACGAAATCACGAATGCGCCCGACATCATTCGGTCCGGGACCATCGACCCCGGTTTCGCGGCGCAGTCGCGGCCGTGGCTGGACGCGATGCTGCGTTGGGGGCGTGCGCTCCAGTTGACCGCCGCCGGCCTCGACGCGGCCGATCACGGCAGCAGCGCCGCGGGACGGTATTTCGCCGATGCCAAGCGGCTGGCCGCCGAAGCCGCAGCGATCCAGAGCATTCCTGGCGCAACGCGGTTCGACGGGCCGATCAAGATCGCGGATGGCGTGCTCGACACGTTCGTTGCCGACGCGCCGACGCTGATCGCGTTCGACCGCGCTGGCAACGCTTCCCCCGCCATCGAGCGGTGA
- a CDS encoding polysaccharide deacetylase family protein: protein MSIHDVSPAFADPIERLVEMIGAILGGPRFAMLVVPDHWGAAPLDRTPAFARRLREWADAGVEMFLHGWFHRDTSAHSSTAATMKARYMTAGEGEFLGLSADEAEYRMRAGRDMVEQAIGGPVAGFIAPAWLYGPGAISALKACDFALAEDHLRVWRPVNNAVVARGPVVTWASRSRARTASSLAVAAAARMLPDWLPTLRVAVHPGDVTKESLMTSIDRTIRGLAGRRTVARYADLLPGAAMSEGEGRHEDR from the coding sequence GTGTCGATCCACGATGTCTCGCCGGCATTCGCCGATCCCATCGAGCGACTGGTCGAAATGATCGGCGCGATCCTGGGCGGGCCGCGGTTCGCGATGCTGGTCGTCCCCGATCACTGGGGCGCGGCGCCGCTCGACCGGACGCCGGCGTTCGCGCGCCGGTTGCGCGAATGGGCCGATGCGGGCGTCGAGATGTTCCTCCACGGCTGGTTCCACCGCGACACGAGCGCACACAGCAGCACGGCGGCGACGATGAAGGCGCGCTACATGACCGCGGGCGAGGGCGAGTTTCTCGGACTCAGCGCGGACGAGGCCGAATACCGGATGCGCGCCGGACGCGATATGGTCGAACAGGCGATCGGCGGCCCCGTCGCCGGCTTCATCGCGCCGGCCTGGCTCTACGGCCCGGGCGCGATATCGGCGCTGAAGGCATGCGATTTCGCGCTCGCGGAGGACCATCTCCGGGTCTGGCGTCCAGTCAACAACGCGGTCGTCGCGCGCGGTCCCGTCGTCACCTGGGCAAGTCGCTCCCGCGCGCGCACCGCCAGTTCGCTCGCAGTCGCCGCCGCCGCGCGCATGCTCCCGGACTGGCTCCCGACGCTGCGGGTGGCCGTGCATCCCGGTGACGTCACGAAGGAGTCGCTTATGACCAGTATCGATCGGACCATCCGGGGTCTGGCGGGCCGCCGCACGGTTGCCCGCTACGCGGATCTGTTGCCGGGCGCAGCTATGTCGGAAGGGGAGGGCCGTCATGAAGATCGTTGA
- a CDS encoding endonuclease/exonuclease/phosphatase family protein, with amino-acid sequence MVSRRLGRFAVFLALFAAAASPAIASRPESTVSVMTYNVHGLPWPIAEDRTASLSAIAAQLKAMRAAGHQPRIVALQEAFVPDAKAIGAAAGYRYIAFGATADAAATAETPTDRSFVSAGSMFRGEQVGKHVDSGLAIFSDYPILAVRRISYPVCAGYDCLANKGAMAAMIAVPGLAGPVTVIDTHLNSNGATGVSEPRALYAYKRQIDLLSAFIGSMERPRETLLVAGDFNVGQDIARRAYFAQHMFGGAMPLTGGEQRCRSTPTCLVTQAADVATSTGRAKDWLMYRASDASSVKPVALSAPFGLAGDKTMLSDHIGVMVSYRLDGVAVRPKMAAMLASR; translated from the coding sequence ATGGTTTCGCGTCGTCTCGGTCGGTTTGCCGTTTTCCTCGCGCTGTTTGCAGCAGCCGCATCGCCCGCAATCGCGAGCAGGCCGGAATCGACGGTATCGGTCATGACCTACAATGTGCACGGCCTGCCTTGGCCGATCGCGGAGGACCGGACGGCATCGCTGTCGGCGATCGCGGCACAGCTCAAGGCGATGCGCGCCGCCGGGCACCAGCCGAGGATCGTCGCGCTGCAGGAGGCGTTCGTGCCCGACGCGAAGGCGATTGGTGCCGCCGCCGGCTATCGCTACATCGCGTTCGGTGCCACCGCCGACGCCGCCGCGACCGCCGAAACGCCGACCGACCGCAGCTTTGTATCGGCCGGCAGCATGTTCCGCGGCGAACAGGTCGGCAAGCATGTCGACAGCGGACTCGCCATCTTTTCCGATTATCCGATCCTGGCGGTGCGGCGGATCAGCTATCCGGTCTGCGCCGGCTATGACTGCCTCGCCAACAAGGGCGCGATGGCGGCGATGATCGCGGTTCCCGGATTGGCGGGGCCCGTCACGGTGATAGACACGCATTTGAACTCGAACGGCGCCACCGGCGTATCCGAGCCCCGCGCGCTCTATGCGTACAAGCGCCAGATCGACCTTTTGAGCGCGTTCATCGGCTCGATGGAACGACCACGTGAGACGCTGCTCGTGGCGGGCGACTTCAACGTCGGGCAGGACATCGCGCGCCGCGCGTATTTCGCGCAGCACATGTTCGGCGGGGCGATGCCGCTCACGGGCGGCGAGCAGCGGTGTCGGTCGACCCCGACATGCCTGGTGACGCAAGCCGCCGACGTCGCAACCTCGACCGGTCGCGCAAAGGACTGGCTTATGTACCGCGCGTCGGATGCGTCGTCGGTGAAACCAGTCGCGTTGAGCGCGCCGTTCGGCCTTGCTGGCGACAAAACCATGCTGTCCGACCATATCGGCGTGATGGTCAGCTACAGGCTCGACGGGGTCGCCGTCCGGCCGAAGATGGCGGCGATGCTCGCCAGCCGCTGA
- a CDS encoding DUF2141 domain-containing protein, which produces MIVALLALAATPIASTPALGTAAAQCRPHETGPAIVVTVEGLKDRVGNLRAEIYPAVEGEFLADDNVLVAQGKTFRRAVIPVPASGPARLCLRVPGEGAYALSVVHARSGGHGFSLLHDGIGFAGNPRLGHSKPSAEAARVVAHAGITPTTVVMNYRSGLFSFAPLKR; this is translated from the coding sequence ATGATCGTCGCGCTCTTGGCCCTCGCCGCAACGCCAATCGCGTCGACCCCTGCGCTGGGGACCGCGGCGGCGCAGTGCCGGCCGCACGAGACGGGCCCGGCGATCGTCGTCACGGTCGAGGGACTGAAGGACCGCGTGGGCAACCTGCGTGCCGAGATTTATCCCGCGGTCGAGGGTGAGTTCCTGGCCGACGACAATGTGCTGGTGGCGCAGGGCAAGACGTTTCGCCGCGCGGTGATCCCGGTTCCGGCATCAGGTCCGGCGCGGCTGTGCCTGCGGGTTCCTGGCGAGGGTGCGTATGCGCTCAGCGTCGTCCATGCCCGCAGCGGCGGGCACGGATTCAGCCTGCTCCACGACGGCATCGGTTTTGCCGGCAATCCGCGGCTCGGCCATTCCAAACCGAGCGCGGAGGCGGCGCGGGTCGTCGCGCATGCCGGCATCACGCCGACGACGGTGGTGATGAACTACCGAAGCGGACTGTTCTCGTTCGCGCCGCTGAAGCGCTGA
- a CDS encoding RNA polymerase sigma factor: protein MSAVLAANRGRLVRFFAARTGSVAEAEDVVQEIWLHTAQPSLGQATGPIANPLAYLHRVGMNIVLDRVRANGRRQRRDIGYVDATTSIVGVEAVDDAPSAFDAVASRERFDRLAAALSGPPEGAMRVFRRHRIDGVSHADIATELGISRSAVEKHIAVALRHLRKALDE, encoded by the coding sequence CTGTCCGCCGTACTCGCTGCCAACCGTGGCCGGCTTGTCCGGTTCTTTGCGGCGCGGACGGGCAGCGTCGCGGAGGCCGAGGACGTCGTGCAGGAAATCTGGCTCCACACGGCGCAGCCGTCGCTGGGACAGGCAACGGGACCGATCGCCAATCCGCTAGCGTATCTGCACCGCGTCGGCATGAACATCGTGCTCGACCGTGTCCGTGCGAATGGCCGTCGTCAGCGTCGCGACATTGGCTATGTCGACGCGACGACGTCGATCGTCGGTGTAGAGGCGGTCGACGATGCGCCCTCCGCGTTCGACGCGGTCGCCAGCCGCGAGCGGTTCGATCGGCTGGCCGCTGCGCTGTCCGGCCCTCCCGAGGGTGCGATGCGCGTCTTTCGTCGCCACCGTATAGACGGCGTGTCCCATGCCGACATCGCCACCGAACTCGGCATCTCGCGAAGCGCTGTCGAAAAACACATCGCCGTCGCTCTCCGACATCT
- a CDS encoding glycosyltransferase, translating into MKIVDVCAFYTPSGGGVRTYVDRKLVAFAERGHEMVVVAPGERDGEERRGPNARIRWVRSPRFPLDRSYRYFSNRSALHRVLDEEDPDLVEVSSPWRSASMVADWKSERGARARLALIAHADPLAAYAYRWFGGVASTQTIDRAFDWYWRHLRRLDERFDMIVSASDSLSERLREGGLQKVLTDPMGVEPGQFSPALRDMTVRREMLALCGLPEDAMLLIGVGRHAPEKRWPMVAQAATMAGAQAPVGLVIVGGGSRQRPVIEAIDGNPHVRLLEPTTDRAALARMMASADALIHGCEAETFCFVAAEAIASGLPLIAPDRGGAADLARKSGGVLYRSSDALAASEAILSVARNCRTPRAAAPVRTMDDHFDALLALYANENLVRREGSCR; encoded by the coding sequence ATGAAGATCGTTGATGTCTGCGCCTTCTACACGCCGAGCGGCGGCGGGGTCCGGACCTATGTCGACCGCAAGCTCGTCGCCTTTGCGGAACGTGGGCATGAGATGGTGGTCGTCGCACCGGGCGAGCGCGACGGCGAGGAACGTCGTGGACCGAACGCGCGCATCCGCTGGGTGCGCTCGCCGCGGTTTCCCCTCGACCGGTCCTACCGTTATTTCTCCAATCGCTCGGCACTTCACCGCGTGCTTGATGAGGAAGATCCTGACTTGGTCGAAGTCTCGTCGCCCTGGCGCAGCGCGTCGATGGTCGCGGACTGGAAAAGCGAACGCGGCGCCCGGGCGCGGCTCGCGCTGATCGCTCACGCCGATCCGCTTGCGGCCTATGCGTATCGCTGGTTCGGCGGCGTGGCATCGACGCAGACGATCGATCGCGCGTTCGACTGGTATTGGCGCCACTTACGCCGCCTCGACGAACGCTTCGACATGATCGTCAGCGCAAGCGACAGCCTGAGCGAACGGCTGCGGGAGGGCGGCCTGCAAAAAGTGCTGACCGATCCGATGGGCGTCGAACCCGGCCAGTTCTCTCCAGCGCTTCGTGACATGACCGTGCGTCGCGAGATGCTGGCGCTATGCGGGCTCCCGGAAGATGCGATGCTGCTGATCGGCGTCGGCCGCCACGCACCGGAAAAGCGCTGGCCGATGGTGGCGCAGGCGGCGACCATGGCGGGGGCGCAGGCGCCGGTAGGTCTCGTCATCGTCGGTGGCGGATCACGCCAGCGTCCCGTGATCGAGGCGATCGACGGCAATCCCCACGTTCGCCTGCTCGAACCGACCACCGATCGTGCGGCACTAGCGCGGATGATGGCGAGCGCGGATGCCTTGATCCACGGGTGCGAGGCGGAAACCTTCTGCTTCGTCGCCGCCGAGGCGATCGCCTCCGGCCTGCCGCTGATCGCCCCCGACCGGGGCGGCGCTGCCGACCTCGCGCGAAAATCCGGTGGCGTCCTCTATCGGTCCAGCGACGCGCTGGCGGCGTCCGAGGCGATCCTTTCGGTTGCACGCAACTGTCGTACGCCACGCGCGGCAGCCCCGGTCCGCACGATGGACGATCACTTCGACGCGCTGCTGGCACTGTACGCGAACGAGAATCTGGTGAGGAGAGAAGGATCATGTCGATGA